TTGACAGATTCTTGTTAGACCTGGACATGGGAGGGGGGACTCCAGGAGTCAAGGATGGAAACTGGTTATATTCCTAATCTAGTGTGCAGGAGCAAGAAAAGCAGGCAGTGTTGCTGTGTGACTCAAGTCCACTCCCAGTTTCCCATGGATTTCAGGCAGAAAAAAACTCTTTATAGTCATTCCATTGTGGGTCTGGGATCCAACTCTGCCCTCAAGACAAGGTCACCATGGGGCTTGAAGTCTGCTGCTCATAGATGGTTAAAACATGATTTCCCAaccatgcttttttctttttttgagtgtggaaaaagaatgaaaaggaacagTAAGGTATTCTAAGCAGTTAAAATAGGAAATGTTATTACCATTCAAATTAACATGAAAGGCTCAGTCTAATAGTTAGATTTTATTCAATCAAGAATCttatctcagctactcaggaggctgaggcaagaagatcacaagtttgaggccagcctcagcaacttaacaaggtaatagtgctagggatgtggcatggagtaaagcacacctgggttcaatcctcagtactcaggaacaaacaaaaagtcaataaagaaaacatgatttcAGTGCTTAGGCCATCTCAGCAGGGTTAGATCTCTGGAGGTGGTTCTTGGGTTATCAGGCAATTCAAATTTGTAGGAAACTCAGACCATGGAGGATCAGAAGAACCAGATCTGCCTATTGTGAGCCTCTTGTGGAACCACTCAGTGACAGCTTTAAGGACTTCACAGAGTCCCAATTTCTCATGTAACAGATGGGAAAACTGCAGCCCAAGTTGGGAAGCAGACGTGTCAAGCCACCAGTGAGTTGGTGACAATCAGACTCTTTCACTTACACTCTCAGCTTCTCAGGAGAGGGCTGGTGGGCCTGCTCTCTGGACTGAGTGAAGCTGAGGCCCCTAGCCTTCTGCCATTCCCATCCTACGCAGGAAACTCAGCAGAGAaggaagtgacttgcccaagggcCAAGACTAGAACTTGGGTCTCTTTCTTGCCTCTCAGCCTTCTAATAGAAGCTTCCAAAATGGTATGTAAAAGGAATGGCATATGGTCAGATGGCCAGCCCAAAGAAGGGAATCAAGTTAAcaatttcaaatacaaataatCTGAACAAATGACTGGGTAAACACTGGTTTCTCTAACACGTTCTCACTTTCCATGAGTGGTCCTGTTTCTGTGGAGACCACCAGGAGAGGAGCATGGGCCAAGAACTGAAGTGTTAGAGTTAATACTAGGCTATGAGATGGGCACTTAGACAACTTGCACTTGGGTCAAGAATTCCATGACTCCTTCTTTGGTGAGGAAGAGCACCTCACCAGTGTTTTGACACCAAACCTCAAAATGTGCAGGGTCCTCCAGGGCCCTCTTGCCAGCAATTATCACGAAGGGGTAGCCGAGCTTGTTGGCATCTTTCAGTCTATTTCCAATGGTAAGATGGGTCCTGTCATCCAGAAGGACCTCCCCATGGAGCTGAGGCAGAGCCTCTGTGATGTGGTCATACAGGTGCCCCATGAGCTCTGCAGCAGCTTCCTCCTTACTGGCTGCCTTAGGGGGGATGAGGCAGACTTGGTAAGGGGCCAGAAGGCGGGGCCAGCGGATACAATCTTCTGTAGAGAGAACTTCAATAGCAGCAGCCAAGATCCGTGTCACACCCAAGCCATAGCACCCCATTTCAGCCAGGGATGGTTTACCATGAGCATTGGTAAACTGGGCATTGAAAATGGAAGAATACTTGGTGCCCAGGTAGAATGTATGTCCTACCTCAATGCCTTTCGTTTCAGTCAGTGGGCCCTGGCAGGCAGGACAGTTCTTCTGTGACAAGCCTAGTGTCTCCACATTGGCTGAGAAGCTGCAGCTTGGACAGACTGCAAGCCGGTCCTCTCCAATATCCACTGGTAGCTGGAACTCATGAGACATTGTGCCCCCAATACTACCCACATCTGCCTGGGCCTTGATAAATCGCAGCCCCAGCCTGTCAAATAGGCTGCAGTAGGCATCACACACCAGGCCATAGGTCTGCTGGGCAGCCTCTGGGGAAGAGTCAAAGGTGTACATATCTTTCATGTAAAACTCTCGGCTACGGAGAAGACCAAAGCGGGGCCTAGGCTCATCCCGAAACTTCCTCGTCACTTGGTACAGTAGAAACGGAAGCTGCTTGTAGGACAGTTTCTTCTGGGAGGCAATAAGGGCAGTAATGGCCTCCTCGTGAGTTGGACCTAAGCAGTATTCCTTACCATGCCTGTCTCTCAGTCTTAGCAGCTCCTTGCCCATCAGGTCCCAGCGGTTGGTGATCTGCCAGAGTTCTGCTGGGCTGAGGCTGGGCATGCTGATTTTCTGCCCCCCAATCCCCTGCATCTCCTGGTCTATCACTCGCACAAGCTTCTCCATAGCACGAACGGTGTAGGGCAGGAGATGGTAACAGCCAGGGCTTGCTGGGAGGATCAGACCCACCTGCAGCATCAGTCGCTGGCTCTTACAAGTCAGGTCGCTAGATTTTCCCTCCACAGAAAGCACTTGGTCTTCCCGGAGGTTCTGTGGCTGAAACATGCGGGACAATATCAAGCGCTGCCCTCTCCCTGGGGCAGAGTGGTGACATCTGTGGGATATGTATCTGGAGAGCTGGTGGCTGCAGGTGGCCCAGGTGGACAATGCTCTGCATCTTGTCAGCAGCCCTTCCATGACAACCTGGCACAGGGAAGCAGGTACCTGGAGACAAATGAGTTGTGGGGAATGAGCTGTGCCTGGGTTCCGAGTCACTAAGAAGTCACTCACTCAGTCTGGTCTCCAGCAAACTTCCAAGTCAGCCACTGACTCTGTAGGTGTGAATCCTTCTATTTCTGATATTCTAGCAGATCAAAGCACTACTTCtcttaccttttatttctttaaaaaaagtcagTATTTTTTCTGGCTATGAGAGCATACCAACATGCTGTGGAGACGCCACCAGCAGTGACTGCACGGCCCTGAGACCAGGCAGCCTGGATTCCAGACAGTCTTTTCCCTGACCATGTGCCTTAGCCCCCGgtgctcagtttcttcatctgggaGATAATAATAATGGGACCTATCTTGAAGGTTTACTGTGGGAATTTAGAAGTTCTTAGAATAGTATCTGGCACAATACTATGAGCCTGACTGATGTTTGCTATTATTGTAGGAAACTGAGAgggaaaaaaactagaagaaaatccACTATAATCCCTCAGGCAATTGCTGTGGACACTGTGGCAATCCCTTGTCTCTTTTGCAAGCCCTGCTCTTCCCATCTCTCACCctgtttaaaaatcaatttcaggTGCCTCAGCCCTCCTTATTGCACGTGCCCTGGGCAGTCCGAATCTCCATTCCCCCGTGTGTGGCTCATCTCAAGTTTCAAACCTCCATATTGACCCCTGCCTGGAGAGCACACTGCACAGCTTACTTCCAACTCTGCACCACAGAATAAACTCAACATTTTCCCCAGACCTGCCTATCATACTGAATGGCACTGCAAGCTGTCCTTaccaaacaaaacagaatcaGAAACCTGGGTATATCCACTCTGCCCCTTGCTGTGGCCACATTCACCAGCCCTCTGGATCCTGTCATTCTTGTCCCCATCTCTATCTTCTCAGCCTGTACCTCAGTCTAGGCCACTGTCATTTCATCTCCTGACTTGCATTCCTGCCCTCCTTCAATCTGTTCCCCCACTGCAGCCTTCAGGGAGGCTTCCAATACAATGCAGTCCCAGTATTTGTTCCTCAAAATGGCTTCCTGGTGACCCAAGAATAAGGTCCAAGCCTCTGACCTTCAGGGTGTATACAGCATGCCCCTCCTGGCCATGTCACACCAGTGCTGCCCGCTCCCTGTTCTAGTTTCCTCATGTGCctcttttttacttaatttttttttttttttttttttagttttttggttttaggtgaacacaatgtcttcattttatttttatgtgatgctgagaaacgaatccagtgccccacacatgctaggcaggcacactgccacttgagccacatccccagccctccccatgTTCCTCTTAAACACACAGATTTCTCTGTGGAACGCAGCCCCTGCCCTGTGCATCCCAACACCTACTCGTGCTCCAGGCCTGAGGATCACTGCCTTGTTCTCTGGGAAGCCTCTTTTGTCCCTTTCTCCAGACACCAAACAACTGGCTTCTCCTGCATACCCTCTGGTTCCCACCAAACATGAATTCCTGTGTGGAGGCTGCTCATTTGGCTGCCTGATTCCTCCAGACACTTGGCTCTGTGTGGGCAAGGACCCATCTGTCCTGCTCACCACTGTATCCTTGGCACATGGCAAGACTTACTATATGCTGTCCAGTGAATAGTATGTTTCCCTGTGATAAGATATTCACATATTTCTAAGAGCAGGACGACCTTCCACTGATGGACTACATCAAAAATGATTCTCCAGTCACCAGAGTTGTTGGTTTTCTCTGTTACATATAATCTATAATGCACAGAtcgctttcttcttttttggtatatATTTGGGAAACATTTCAGGAAAGGAATTAATGAGTCAAAGGGCATAAACTCCTTTGAGGCTCTTAATTTACAGTACCAAAGTCAGCTGAGTACCTCAACTTTTCAGCACAGTCCCTGCAGCAAAGCTCTGGCAGTATGCCAATATGTTACTGATGCCTCCCATCTTTGGAGTATTAGAATCCCAAGATTCAGGTCCACTTGTCAGTCCCCTTCAACAAGTAGCCTCGTCAATTTCTCCTGTGCACTGTACAAATACTAAAAGGTTATGAGGCACTACCACAGAGCCCTAGTGTGGCTTCACAGAAATGTGGCCTAGAAGAAGGCACATACGGATTCACCCCTGACTTCATCACTTACTTAAGGTCCAACCTTAGCTCAGTGGCCCAAGTAAGAAACTCCTTCACCTTTGACtcctcctaaagcaagaaagtcTCCATAATTTCTCTCAGGTCCACCCCCTTTTTTCTACATTACAATAGTCTAGTGATCCTGAAATTCAATGGAGCATCAGAATCACTGTGGCCTTGTTAAAAACACTGATTATCAGCGCCTGaaatcccactggctcaggaagctgaggcaggcagatcatgagtgcaaagccagactcagcaattaagtgtggccctaagaaactcagcaagattatctctaaatgaaatataaaaaagggctgtggctgaAACAGTGCCacaggtgcccctgggttcaatccccataccaaacaaaacaaaaccaaaaaagccaCTGATTGCCAGGTCTTAACCTCATTGAGTATCTGATTCAGTAGGTGTAGGCAGAGAACTCAAATTCCTAACAAGCATCCAGGCGGTGTTGATGTGCTGGTTCAGGGACCACACTGGGAAAAACATTGCAGGGACAGAGCTGTGCACGTGTGCTGAATGGGACTATAAGCTTCAAGAAGACAATAACCTTGTCTATTTTATTCCAGGTAGTATCTGCAGCATCCAGCACAGTGCCTGCGCACAGTGCTGAAAGAGTCTTTTTACCTGTCAGTTCAGTCTCCCCATTACTGACAAAAAAGGTAGGTGGTCTGAACACTCCCCTgcttatattatattatattaacaaCTCCCCATCATATTTTCTCAGAATGGCATCAAAGCTTTTCATATTTTGATCTCAACACATCTTTTCCAGCTTTTTATCCTACCAATTCCTTAACATGCCCCAAATTACTAATCATTCCTGGAACAGGCCAACCTCCAAATCCCAGCAACTTCAACAAACCATGCAACCTTTACTTATCTCCAGAAGCTTCCTTCAGGACAGAAACCCACTTCCTTCTCCGAACTCCTTTGGCACGTGCTTCCTTGCAGTGTATTGTACTGCAGCCACttccaaaaaatatttctaagtgtCTTAGTATTGGGAGTGAATGTTTCATGTCCTAATCCTCCATTAAGCTATGAGTTCATAAAATTTATACACTCTTAGACTTAGGGTCTAGCACAATGCCTAATATTTGGGCAATTATTAATAACATTTCTtgatcaaatattaaaaatgaagagaacagGGAtgcaataatataattatttgtgtAATTTAAATAGAGCTTTAAGCCCTCCCCCACCAATGTGTGCCTGTTCTCTGCTTATACAAACAGAATAATtagtattttatcttatttttcaaaatactggCCAGAGACAATAAAGTAATAGGGTAACAAATATGGTAACCTTATAGTAATGAATGAGACCAAAACTTCAAATCTAGCAAAGAGCCTCTGAGTCATTCAAATTCAGCAAACTTTTACAGAGTACATATTCTGTGTGGAGCTGCTGGTGCTTCCTCATCAGGTCTTTTAAAAGATTCTCAAGACTCCCAACTACCCTGCAATCCAATCAGGTAAGTTGTACTCAAAAGTGTTTACAATAGTGCTGGGTGCCCAGTTAAGTGCCATAATGTTTACTGCTAGAGAAATCCCCCGTCAAGCAGAAGCAAATCGGCACATGGTCATCCTTGGAAGACAAAGGAACACTCCCCGCTCCCAATCCAATAAAACTGCAATGGAACCCCATATCGGGTTCTAAGAACTGGCTAGGCCTTCACTTAGGAGTGACCCTGATCCAGTCACTCCACTGCCGAGACCTGCTTTCCCATTCCTAGAACGGGAAGCTTGGCTCGACCACCAGGTGATTCCCGAGGCCCTTCCAGGGCCGGCACTTCTAGGAACGCCGATTCTCACGACCACCCGACGCAGTCAAGGGCGGAAGTGCTGCccttgaaaaaaaatgaggactTTTCCACCTAGAAAACTGAGACAAGGTGACCAGCAGGATCCATCCAAGAGTTCATGTGATTGTAACCCGCCCCAGTTCAAGGACGCGATGCACGTAAGAAAACGAACACCAGGTCCAGGGTCCCCACGCCCAGAACCCTCGCCCGCTGCTCTCCTCCCGCTG
This sequence is a window from Marmota flaviventris isolate mMarFla1 chromosome 10, mMarFla1.hap1, whole genome shotgun sequence. Protein-coding genes within it:
- the Pars2 gene encoding probable proline--tRNA ligase, mitochondrial, translated to MEGLLTRCRALSTWATCSHQLSRYISHRCHHSAPGRGQRLILSRMFQPQNLREDQVLSVEGKSSDLTCKSQRLMLQVGLILPASPGCYHLLPYTVRAMEKLVRVIDQEMQGIGGQKISMPSLSPAELWQITNRWDLMGKELLRLRDRHGKEYCLGPTHEEAITALIASQKKLSYKQLPFLLYQVTRKFRDEPRPRFGLLRSREFYMKDMYTFDSSPEAAQQTYGLVCDAYCSLFDRLGLRFIKAQADVGSIGGTMSHEFQLPVDIGEDRLAVCPSCSFSANVETLGLSQKNCPACQGPLTETKGIEVGHTFYLGTKYSSIFNAQFTNAHGKPSLAEMGCYGLGVTRILAAAIEVLSTEDCIRWPRLLAPYQVCLIPPKAASKEEAAAELMGHLYDHITEALPQLHGEVLLDDRTHLTIGNRLKDANKLGYPFVIIAGKRALEDPAHFEVWCQNTGEVLFLTKEGVMEFLTQVQVV